From Streptomyces sp. SAI-135:
GGCGCGCAGTGCGTCCGCGATCCCCGCGGCGGCCTCGCGGTCACGGGCGAGGAAGGCCGTGGTCGGCCCCGACCCCGAGACGAGCCCGGCGAGGGCGCCCGCGGCACTGCCCGCCGCGAGGGTGTCGGCCAGTTCCGGGAAGAGGGAGAGCGCGGCGGGCTGGAGGTCGTTGGAGACGGCGGCGGCGAGCGCGTCCGGGTCGCCCTCGGCCAGCGCGTCGAGCAGCTGCTCGGAGGCGACGGGCTCGGGGACGTCGAGGCCCGCGGTGAGCCGGTCGAACTCCCGGAAGACGGCCGGGGTGGACAGTCCGCGCTCCGCCATCGCGAACACCCACGAGAAGGTGCCGCCGACGTCGAGGGCGCGCAGCTTCTCCCCGCGTCCGGTTCCGAGCGCGGCCCCGCCGACCAGGCTGAACGGCACGTCGCTGCCCAACTCGGCGCAGATGTCGAGCAGTTCCTCGCGCGGGGCGCCGGTGCCCCACAGCGCGTCGCAGGCCAGGAGCGCACCGGCGCCGTCCGCGCTGCCGCCGGCCATGCCGCCGGCGACGGGGATGTCCTTGGCGATGTGGATGTGGACGGCGGGCTCCAGACCGCGGCGCTCCGCCAGGGCGATCGCCGCGCGGGCCGCCAGATTGGTGCGGTCCAGGGGGACCTGGGCGGCGTCGGGGCCCTCGCAGGTGACGCGGAGCCCGTCGGCCGGGGTCACGGTCACCTCGTCGTGGAGGCCGACCGCGAGGAAGACGTTGGCCAGGTCGTGGAAGCCGTCGGGGCGGGCGGCGCCGACGGCGAGCTGGACGTTGACCTTGGCGGGGACGCGGACGGTGACGCTCACTGCTGGACCGGCTCCTTGTGCGGTGCGTGCTCGGCGATGCGCGCGAACTCCTCGACGGTGAGCGCCTCCCCGCGGGCCTGGGGCGAGACCCCGGCCGCCACGAGGGCGGTCTCGGCGGCCGCGGCCGAACCGGCCCACCCGGCGAGCGCGGCCCGCAGG
This genomic window contains:
- a CDS encoding 4-(cytidine 5'-diphospho)-2-C-methyl-D-erythritol kinase, giving the protein MSVTVRVPAKVNVQLAVGAARPDGFHDLANVFLAVGLHDEVTVTPADGLRVTCEGPDAAQVPLDRTNLAARAAIALAERRGLEPAVHIHIAKDIPVAGGMAGGSADGAGALLACDALWGTGAPREELLDICAELGSDVPFSLVGGAALGTGRGEKLRALDVGGTFSWVFAMAERGLSTPAVFREFDRLTAGLDVPEPVASEQLLDALAEGDPDALAAAVSNDLQPAALSLFPELADTLAAGSAAGALAGLVSGSGPTTAFLARDREAAAGIADALRASGTCRAVRTATGPVPGATVIRP